The Nitrospirota bacterium genome includes a window with the following:
- a CDS encoding transposase: MPRQARLDFPGTLHHVICRGIEKKAIVSDDRDRDYFIERFGNLAAKTDTAVYAWALMRNHVHILLRSGPAGISEFMRKLLTGYAIAYNRRHDRHGYLFQNRYKSIICEEGTYLLELVRYIHLNPVRAGAVKTLEELDPYPYSGHSVILGKVRHGWQDRDYILRLFGDKEGRAKREYRKFMEAGIGQGNRPELVGGGLIRSQGGWSQVVSMRRRKEAEQSDERILGSGDFVERIMAEAEQRQSRMFSGASALEKVDETIRAVCEEEGVRESELRNGSRRRQVSRVRKKIARELIERYGIPMATVARETGVTTSAISKLMIQ; the protein is encoded by the coding sequence ATGCCACGACAAGCTAGACTCGATTTTCCCGGCACGCTGCACCACGTAATATGCAGGGGAATAGAAAAGAAAGCTATAGTCTCTGACGACAGAGACAGAGACTATTTCATTGAGCGTTTTGGGAATCTTGCGGCAAAGACAGATACGGCGGTTTATGCCTGGGCGCTTATGAGAAATCACGTCCATATATTGCTCCGGAGCGGACCCGCCGGGATATCCGAATTCATGAGGAAATTGCTTACCGGCTATGCCATCGCTTACAACAGAAGGCACGATAGGCACGGATATCTGTTTCAGAACCGGTACAAGTCCATAATATGCGAGGAAGGGACATATCTCCTTGAACTGGTCAGATACATCCACTTGAACCCTGTGCGCGCAGGCGCCGTAAAGACCCTGGAAGAGCTTGACCCGTATCCATACAGCGGACATTCCGTAATCCTAGGGAAGGTCAGGCACGGTTGGCAGGACCGGGATTATATTCTCCGTTTGTTCGGGGACAAAGAAGGCCGGGCAAAGAGAGAATACAGAAAATTCATGGAGGCGGGCATAGGACAGGGGAATCGGCCTGAGCTTGTCGGCGGAGGATTGATCCGGTCGCAGGGGGGCTGGTCCCAGGTGGTCTCGATGAGGAGACGAAAGGAGGCGGAACAATCCGATGAGCGGATACTGGGAAGCGGAGACTTCGTTGAAAGAATCATGGCGGAAGCGGAGCAACGGCAAAGCAGGATGTTCAGCGGGGCATCGGCTTTAGAAAAAGTTGATGAAACCATCAGGGCGGTATGCGAGGAAGAGGGAGTAAGGGAGAGCGAGTTGAGAAACGGGAGCCGCCGGCGACAGGTCAGCCGGGTAAGGAAGAAAATAGCCAGAGAACTGATCGAAAGATACGGCATCCCTATGGCGACGGTGGCGCGTGAAACAGGGGTCACCACTTCGGCTATTTCAAAACTGATGATTCAATGA
- the amrS gene encoding AmmeMemoRadiSam system radical SAM enzyme, which translates to MSSGAVEARLCEKIGDGKVKCFLCPQYCTISPGKRGICAVRENREGVLYTLVYGKVIARNVDPIEKKPLFHFLPGSLSYSIATVGCNFRCMHCQNYTISQYPKEHPDIAGEDMTPEQVVRDAERTGCASISYTYTEPTIFFEFAYDCARLAHQKGIRNVFVSNGYTGPDAVRLIAPYLDAANIDLKGDDAFYKKIVGARLQPVLDTIRLLKELGIWVEITTLLIPDYNDSDEFLSFVASFIKSIDPAMPWHVSQFYPTFKLVDKPRTPLSTLKRARETGLKAGLKYVYMGNVPGDGETTICPSCGTAVIERFGYTLNAVRMKDSRCSQCGALIEGVGMP; encoded by the coding sequence ATGTCTTCAGGTGCGGTAGAAGCGCGGCTCTGCGAGAAGATCGGCGACGGGAAAGTAAAGTGCTTTCTCTGCCCGCAGTACTGCACGATTTCTCCCGGGAAGAGGGGTATCTGCGCTGTCAGGGAAAACAGGGAGGGCGTGCTTTACACTCTCGTCTACGGGAAGGTCATTGCCCGGAATGTCGATCCCATAGAGAAGAAGCCGCTCTTTCACTTTCTTCCCGGCTCCCTCTCCTACTCCATTGCTACCGTCGGCTGCAACTTCAGGTGCATGCATTGCCAGAACTACACCATCTCCCAGTATCCGAAAGAGCACCCCGATATCGCCGGAGAGGACATGACTCCCGAGCAGGTGGTGCGGGATGCGGAGCGCACCGGCTGCGCCAGCATCTCCTACACCTACACGGAGCCCACCATCTTCTTCGAGTTCGCCTATGACTGCGCCCGGCTCGCACACCAGAAGGGGATCAGGAACGTCTTCGTCAGCAACGGGTATACGGGGCCGGACGCGGTGCGGCTCATCGCGCCGTATCTTGACGCGGCCAATATCGACCTGAAGGGAGACGACGCTTTTTACAAGAAGATCGTCGGGGCAAGGCTCCAGCCGGTGCTCGATACCATCAGGCTCCTGAAGGAGCTCGGTATATGGGTAGAGATCACGACCCTCCTCATCCCCGATTACAATGACTCCGATGAGTTCCTCTCCTTTGTGGCGAGCTTCATCAAGTCCATCGATCCCGCCATGCCCTGGCATGTGAGCCAGTTCTATCCTACCTTCAAGCTCGTCGATAAGCCGCGCACGCCGCTGAGCACCCTGAAGCGGGCCCGGGAGACCGGCCTGAAGGCCGGGCTCAAATACGTCTACATGGGCAACGTCCCCGGCGACGGAGAGACGACGATATGCCCCTCCTGCGGCACGGCGGTGATCGAGCGGTTCGGCTATACGCTGAATGCGGTGCGCATGAAAGATTCCCGATGCTCACAGTGCGGCGCGCTCATCGAAGGCGTGGGAATGCCCTGA
- a CDS encoding methyltransferase produces MAAAEQDVKELRKLWGGFWSSRVLLTANNLGVFDRLRTPKTADALARTTGTDKRALEILLDALTGLGLLRKAAGYYLNSSMASRFLVQGSPYYQGDIIRHADALWKRWSDLDAVIRTGRPSRRSRDHRSFIKGMHNIAAFKAPGVIGALALKGVRKALDLGGGPGTYSMEMARRKIDVTLFDLPDTIKIAKGIIKESGVSTVGFHSGDILKDPLTGRYDLIFMSQFLHAFSAKDCARIISKCKKALTPGGIIAIHEFFIDRNRTAPPQAALFSVNMLVNTPGGRCYPPAEMKQWLKQLGFKGIKETMLEDTVLVSGRKPK; encoded by the coding sequence ATGGCGGCAGCGGAACAGGACGTTAAAGAGCTGCGGAAACTGTGGGGGGGGTTCTGGTCGTCACGCGTGCTGCTCACAGCCAACAATCTCGGGGTCTTCGACCGCCTCAGGACACCGAAGACCGCCGATGCGCTCGCCCGGACGACCGGGACGGATAAGCGGGCGCTCGAGATACTGCTCGATGCGCTCACCGGGCTCGGTCTCCTCAGGAAGGCGGCCGGCTACTACCTGAACTCCTCCATGGCCTCCCGCTTTCTGGTACAGGGCAGTCCTTACTACCAAGGCGATATCATCCGGCATGCCGATGCCCTCTGGAAGAGGTGGTCCGACCTGGACGCCGTCATCAGGACAGGGAGGCCCAGCCGCAGGAGCCGCGACCACCGTTCGTTCATCAAGGGCATGCATAACATCGCCGCATTCAAAGCCCCGGGCGTCATCGGTGCGCTTGCCCTGAAAGGAGTGAGAAAGGCCCTGGACCTGGGAGGCGGACCCGGCACTTACTCTATGGAAATGGCGAGGCGGAAAATCGACGTTACCCTCTTCGACCTGCCCGACACCATAAAGATAGCAAAGGGAATAATAAAGGAGTCGGGGGTGAGCACGGTCGGCTTCCATTCTGGCGATATCCTTAAAGACCCGCTCACCGGACGCTATGATCTCATCTTCATGAGCCAGTTCCTGCATGCCTTCTCAGCAAAAGACTGCGCGAGGATAATCAGCAAGTGCAAGAAAGCGCTCACTCCGGGCGGTATCATCGCCATCCATGAGTTCTTTATCGACAGGAACAGAACCGCTCCTCCCCAGGCTGCTCTCTTCTCGGTCAATATGCTCGTGAACACACCGGGAGGCCGGTGCTATCCGCCAGCGGAAATGAAGCAGTGGCTGAAGCAGCTCGGATTCAAAGGGATCAAAGAGACGATGCTCGAAGATACGGTGCTGGTATCGGGGAGAAAACCGAAGTAA
- a CDS encoding tetratricopeptide repeat protein has translation MMDDTGTGNKNGKTKGSALLLRAGMLLLAAFALCTPAGAEGGREKAVALVKEAAALQAGGSADKALSAVREALKADPEYAEAHDQLGYLLLAQGQDDEAMKAFDTALGLNPRIRTSKTGRGLVLLRKGDLKAAEATLKEALQLNPYPSMTHYALGLVYERLNEHEKAIAEYKEGIRKHKSGRR, from the coding sequence ATGATGGACGATACGGGAACAGGCAATAAAAACGGAAAGACGAAGGGAAGCGCCTTGTTGCTGCGCGCAGGGATGCTCCTTCTCGCGGCATTTGCACTCTGCACGCCTGCCGGTGCCGAGGGGGGGAGGGAGAAGGCGGTGGCGCTGGTGAAGGAGGCGGCTGCCCTGCAGGCCGGAGGCAGTGCCGATAAAGCGTTATCGGCGGTAAGAGAGGCCCTCAAGGCGGACCCGGAGTATGCGGAGGCCCACGACCAGCTGGGGTATCTTCTCCTCGCGCAAGGACAGGATGACGAGGCGATGAAGGCTTTCGATACGGCGCTCGGGCTGAATCCCAGAATACGCACTTCCAAGACGGGGAGAGGCCTCGTCCTTTTACGGAAAGGCGACCTGAAGGCAGCGGAGGCGACACTGAAGGAGGCCTTGCAGCTGAACCCCTATCCCTCGATGACCCACTATGCCCTCGGGCTTGTCTATGAACGGCTCAATGAGCATGAAAAGGCGATTGCCGAGTACAAAGAGGGTATACGGAAGCACAAGAGCGGCAGACGATGA
- a CDS encoding peptidylprolyl isomerase: MSEARAIIETKFGNIELKFFPDVAPNHVNNFIELAKKGFYDGTTFHRVIPGFMIQGGDPNSKSADKSQHGMGGPGHTVKAEFNNKPHKRGTLSMARSGHPDSAGSQFFICVADAPFLDRQYTVFGEVVSGMEAADKIVSQPRDSRDNPTERIEMTVKVVGQ, from the coding sequence ATGTCTGAAGCCAGAGCAATCATCGAAACCAAGTTCGGAAATATCGAGCTCAAGTTTTTTCCTGATGTCGCCCCCAACCACGTGAACAACTTCATCGAGCTCGCCAAAAAGGGCTTCTACGACGGCACCACCTTTCACCGCGTCATCCCCGGCTTCATGATCCAGGGCGGCGATCCGAACTCGAAGAGCGCCGACAAGTCGCAGCACGGCATGGGCGGCCCCGGGCACACGGTCAAGGCCGAATTCAACAACAAGCCGCATAAGAGGGGAACGCTCTCGATGGCGAGGTCCGGCCACCCCGACAGCGCAGGCTCGCAATTCTTCATCTGCGTTGCCGACGCCCCCTTTCTCGACCGGCAGTATACCGTCTTCGGCGAAGTGGTGTCGGGCATGGAGGCAGCGGACAAGATCGTGAGCCAGCCGCGGGACAGCAGGGATAATCCCACTGAGCGTATCGAGATGACCGTCAAGGTCGTGGGGCAATAA
- a CDS encoding cytochrome c3 family protein, with the protein MGQTKMGVKVRGTKSLVMLLLLASAVVAGYSSFSTREGEALASTQSSCVTGQCHSKMGKDKFVHGPVAVGDCGSCHRGEGEKHRASPAKNRFGPIVKVGELCYQCHERVDTKKGVHKPVKDGSCTKCHDPHQSPYKFQLRGEGSNLCFMCHDKKLASRKFVHGPVAVGGCSMCHNPHQTDFPKMLAAAGNDVCLLCHTDKIEAFKNKKFTHKPVQEKCASCHDPHSGDYKFNFAAEGSQDLCLKCHADKRETVAKARVKHGGLETEKKCLACHDPHVSDYVKQLVKQPVETCNMCHDRPLDTQDGKIINMKEHLAKNKEHHGPILQGDCSGCHNTHGSDNFRILRKYFPPVFYAPFDPKNYDLCFNCHEKTLVLDPKTTTLTGFRNGDQNLHFVHVNKAVKGRTCRACHDAHATNNPKHIRDTVPFGAWGLPVGFQKTANGGSCLPGCHQRFDYNRTSAVKNR; encoded by the coding sequence ATGGGCCAGACGAAAATGGGAGTGAAAGTAAGAGGCACCAAGAGCCTGGTTATGCTCCTTCTCCTCGCGTCCGCAGTCGTGGCAGGCTACTCTTCCTTCTCAACGCGGGAGGGAGAGGCGCTTGCAAGCACCCAGAGCTCCTGCGTGACCGGGCAGTGCCACAGCAAGATGGGCAAGGACAAGTTTGTCCACGGGCCCGTTGCAGTGGGCGACTGCGGGTCCTGCCACAGAGGAGAGGGCGAAAAGCACAGGGCGTCGCCGGCGAAGAACAGGTTCGGGCCGATAGTGAAGGTGGGCGAGCTTTGCTATCAGTGTCATGAGCGCGTGGACACCAAGAAGGGCGTCCATAAGCCGGTGAAAGACGGCAGCTGTACGAAGTGCCATGATCCGCACCAGTCCCCCTACAAATTCCAGCTCCGGGGAGAGGGGTCGAATCTCTGCTTCATGTGCCATGACAAGAAGCTCGCCTCGCGAAAATTCGTTCATGGTCCGGTCGCGGTGGGAGGGTGCTCGATGTGCCACAACCCCCATCAGACGGACTTCCCCAAAATGCTGGCCGCCGCCGGAAACGATGTCTGCCTCCTCTGCCATACGGACAAGATCGAAGCCTTCAAGAACAAGAAATTCACCCATAAGCCTGTTCAGGAGAAGTGCGCCAGCTGCCACGATCCCCATTCGGGCGATTATAAGTTCAACTTCGCTGCCGAGGGGTCTCAGGACCTGTGTCTCAAGTGCCACGCCGACAAGAGGGAGACGGTAGCCAAGGCCAGGGTAAAGCACGGCGGCCTGGAGACCGAAAAGAAGTGCCTCGCGTGCCATGATCCCCATGTCTCCGATTACGTCAAGCAGCTGGTAAAGCAGCCTGTCGAGACCTGCAATATGTGCCATGACCGCCCCCTCGACACCCAGGACGGCAAGATCATCAACATGAAGGAGCACCTGGCGAAAAACAAGGAGCACCACGGCCCGATACTGCAGGGGGACTGCTCCGGGTGCCATAACACCCACGGCTCCGACAACTTCAGGATACTCAGGAAGTATTTTCCCCCCGTGTTCTACGCCCCGTTCGACCCCAAAAACTATGACCTCTGCTTCAACTGCCACGAGAAGACGCTCGTGCTCGACCCGAAGACCACGACCCTGACCGGCTTCAGGAACGGCGACCAGAATCTCCACTTCGTGCATGTCAACAAGGCGGTCAAGGGACGCACCTGCCGGGCATGCCATGATGCGCATGCGACCAACAACCCGAAGCATATACGCGACACCGTCCCCTTCGGGGCATGGGGCCTGCCCGTAGGATTCCAGAAGACCGCAAACGGAGGCTCCTGCCTGCCCGGCTGCCATCAGCGATTCGACTACAACCGAACCTCGGCGGTAAAGAACAGGTAG
- a CDS encoding DUF2934 domain-containing protein has translation MISHEEIARVAHELYEKSGRVPGREIENWLEAERIVKARHGYAEGDGNGGEKSSSREAAGRREIGGKSRAPRETIAAEKASSRKRAVTRTTAKEEPKKTAPRKPARTKKAE, from the coding sequence ATGATCTCCCACGAGGAAATCGCCAGGGTGGCGCATGAGCTGTACGAGAAGAGCGGCAGGGTTCCCGGCCGCGAGATCGAGAATTGGCTCGAGGCGGAGCGTATTGTGAAGGCACGGCATGGGTATGCCGAGGGAGACGGCAACGGCGGAGAAAAAAGTAGCAGCAGGGAGGCGGCAGGGCGCCGGGAGATCGGCGGAAAGTCCAGGGCGCCCCGGGAGACGATCGCTGCTGAAAAGGCGTCGTCGAGAAAGAGAGCGGTGACCAGGACGACCGCGAAAGAGGAGCCGAAGAAAACCGCGCCCCGGAAGCCGGCCAGGACAAAGAAGGCCGAGTAG
- a CDS encoding class II fumarate hydratase codes for MAEEYRVEHDSIGPVKVPAHAYWGAQSQRAIENFSVSMPAFPEVFIRSVAIIKYAAAATNASLGLLPEDLSDAILQACREIIEGKHKEHFPLGIFQTGSGTSTNMNVNEVAATRANEILTGKRVTTSPVHPNDHVNKGQSSNDVIPSAIRMAAYLEVNDKLLPSLEHLHRTIIGKQEEYRDVVKTGRTHLMDAVPVTFGQELSGWAAQIQFGIERIESVLPRLAQLPLGGTAVGTGLNAHPKFAEGAISIINEVTGIPFAKARNNFEAQAAMDVTAELSGQLKTIAASLMKIVNDLRLMNSGPVAGLAEIQLPALQPGSSIMPGKVNPVIPEAARMVCARVIGNDTTITISCSLGEFELNTMLPVIGYTLLESIEMLSVTMRLLADKAIEGMTVNADHGQDLLDKNPIIATSLAPLLGYERAAELIEKAVKEKRKIRDVVLASGLLSEKELDACLDVKKMV; via the coding sequence ATGGCTGAAGAATACCGAGTTGAGCATGACAGTATAGGCCCGGTCAAGGTGCCTGCTCATGCCTACTGGGGCGCCCAGTCGCAGCGGGCGATCGAAAACTTTTCGGTCAGCATGCCCGCCTTCCCTGAAGTGTTCATCCGCTCGGTCGCGATCATAAAGTACGCAGCCGCGGCAACCAACGCTAGCCTCGGCCTGCTCCCCGAAGACCTGTCCGATGCCATCCTCCAGGCGTGCAGGGAGATCATCGAAGGCAAGCATAAGGAACACTTCCCGCTCGGCATCTTCCAGACAGGGAGCGGCACGTCGACGAATATGAATGTCAACGAAGTGGCAGCCACGAGGGCGAACGAGATCCTCACCGGGAAGAGAGTAACGACCTCGCCGGTCCACCCCAACGATCATGTGAACAAGGGACAGTCTTCGAACGACGTCATTCCCTCGGCAATCCGCATGGCGGCATATCTCGAAGTAAACGACAAGCTCCTTCCCTCGCTCGAGCACCTCCACCGGACGATCATCGGGAAACAGGAGGAGTACAGGGATGTCGTCAAGACCGGAAGGACCCACCTCATGGACGCGGTGCCCGTCACCTTCGGCCAGGAGCTGTCGGGATGGGCCGCGCAGATACAGTTCGGCATCGAGCGGATCGAGAGCGTCTTGCCCAGGCTGGCGCAGCTCCCTCTCGGCGGCACGGCGGTCGGCACCGGGCTGAATGCGCACCCGAAGTTCGCCGAAGGCGCCATCAGTATCATCAATGAAGTGACCGGGATTCCCTTCGCGAAGGCCCGGAATAATTTCGAGGCCCAGGCCGCAATGGACGTAACCGCAGAGCTTTCGGGACAGCTCAAGACAATCGCGGCGAGTCTCATGAAGATCGTCAATGACCTCCGGCTCATGAACAGCGGGCCGGTTGCGGGCCTCGCGGAAATACAGCTGCCCGCCCTGCAGCCGGGCTCCTCGATCATGCCGGGAAAGGTCAATCCGGTTATCCCCGAAGCAGCGCGGATGGTCTGCGCCCGGGTGATCGGCAACGATACGACCATCACCATCTCCTGCTCCCTCGGCGAGTTCGAGCTGAACACCATGCTGCCGGTGATCGGCTATACCCTGCTCGAGTCGATCGAAATGCTCTCGGTCACAATGAGGCTGCTCGCCGACAAGGCGATCGAAGGCATGACGGTCAATGCCGATCACGGTCAGGACCTCCTCGATAAAAACCCTATCATCGCAACCTCCCTCGCCCCTCTCCTCGGCTACGAGAGGGCGGCCGAGCTGATCGAGAAGGCCGTGAAGGAGAAGCGGAAGATCAGAGACGTTGTCCTCGCGTCGGGGCTCCTGTCCGAAAAGGAGCTCGATGCCTGCCTCGATGTGAAGAAGATGGTGTAG